DNA from Prunus persica cultivar Lovell chromosome G6, Prunus_persica_NCBIv2, whole genome shotgun sequence:
ctcatagcttcttatttagttTGAAACGAGTAGAAAAGAACAAATCTCTCACCCAAAGAGGAGAGCAAGAAAGCACAGCAAACAGGCCAGTCATGTGACCAAAACTAATAAGCTTTGGTGGCTTAGGCCCTAAGACCTTATTTGCCACATGCCTAGCAAACACACTAGCATCCGTTGCTTTACTTCCTTGAGAAGCCCTTGCTCTCTCTGCAATGGCCTCCTTGAAATCCTTATAGAGCTTCCAATCATGACCACCCAATCTCTCCACAGTAGCACTCCCAAAATTTGATCTAACGGCCCCAGGCACAACCAGCACAACATCAATACCAAAAGGCTTCAACTCAACCCTCAATGTGTTTGACATGGCATGCACCGCAGCCTTGCTTGCACAATAAGACCCTGCCCATGGGGTTGGCACTTTGCCCACAACGCTTCCGATATTTACAATACTTCCACTGCGCCGCGATGCCATGTAAGGCACCACTTGTTGTACCACCCTTAGTTGCCCTAGTGTGTTAATTTCCCAAGCCCTTCTAATGGTCTCTAGTGGAAGCTCGGCTAGAGGGCCGGTGCTTCCTATCCCAGCATTGTTAACAAGAACATCAATACGACCATACTTGGACATAACCTTCTTTACAGCAAGCGCTACACTTTCGTCGGAGGACACATCGAGCTCTAGTGCCTCGATGTTGTCCGAGGAATTTAAGTCTATGTCGTGCATGCGTTGGGAGATGTCTGTGGCAAAGACGCGGCAGTTTTGTTCCGCAAAGGCCTTGCAGTACTCATAACCAATGCCACCTTTGGCACAACCTGTGATTAGAACAACCTTAGAGTCACCAGTACTCATGTTGTTTCTTAATATTTCCTTGTCATAAGGCaatgagtatatatatatatatatatatatatatgcatgcactATGTTAGTTCCGCCAAGGTGTTTCTTGTTCATTGGTTTATTAGATAATCTACGCTATAAGAATATGCTTCAGGGCATATCCTATTTCAATCAAGATCGGCCGGCTATGCTGGGTTTATTTGAAATGGAATTTGCATGTGGTTGCACACATAGCTCCAATTGGATAATGCTATACTCccaattctttttttcctcaacCAGCATGACATTATTTAATTGGATTcaacattattattataatactgCTGTAGTGTGCATATCAGGTGTCACATTGGTcggaaaacaaaattgaaagaaaaagttacTCTTTAAGTATCTTCCTCTCCAATTTTATGGCCATAttcatcaatttttttgtttctcttttggaATGCACAAAACTTCTTTATTCTGAACCAACAATCGtaaactatttttttgttccttGTCGGTAAGAGTAACGGAAGTGATATGCACTTAACTGAGGAAAGGGTGGTTGTGGTATTTCACTTGGAAATgtgaaacacaaacaaaatctAAACAAGATTGCAGAAATTGCCAAGAggcaaagttcaaaagaaaaagtataaTATGGATAGCAACCGAAGTGAGAGCGACTAGAGAGCTCTGTTGGCGCTGCACTGTACCAATGCATGGGGACTAAAAGGCCTCtgctctcttttccttttgagaGCAAGACAATACCCTTCTCGCCATTAAAAATGTCCCCTCCTCCATTAACCAATGCCATTTCTCTGCAAGCTCCAAACACCATTTACTCTCTTTCaattggctctctctctctctctctgtgagaAAACTCTGTCATGTCACATTCAAAAATTAAGATTCTCTC
Protein-coding regions in this window:
- the LOC18775207 gene encoding uncharacterized protein LOC18775207, with the protein product MSTGDSKVVLITGCAKGGIGYEYCKAFAEQNCRVFATDISQRMHDIDLNSSDNIEALELDVSSDESVALAVKKVMSKYGRIDVLVNNAGIGSTGPLAELPLETIRRAWEINTLGQLRVVQQVVPYMASRRSGSIVNIGSVVGKVPTPWAGSYCASKAAVHAMSNTLRVELKPFGIDVVLVVPGAVRSNFGSATVERLGGHDWKLYKDFKEAIAERARASQGSKATDASVFARHVANKVLGPKPPKLISFGHMTGLFAVLSCSPLWVRDLFFSTRFKLNKKL